The proteins below come from a single Danaus plexippus chromosome 9 unlocalized genomic scaffold, MEX_DaPlex mxdp_24, whole genome shotgun sequence genomic window:
- the LOC116767592 gene encoding tumor protein p63-regulated gene 1-like protein isoform X3: MGDLLEEDLEFRGGTLQLSSENLPPENANNQRDKTPNINTNTPSHNVNPSVLSGADSLTSSSSSFADARTDGTTNVQASPEPNHGVYPRYDVPFDKDNIKDFFTFRKGVVENAIQECITALLFPEDGEYLGSWLLTEITLWDNEKERIVLLTSRLVMTIKYDFIAMKQLDFKKTYLDDLDTIVIGELVYPPSSLVPRLNGIATGVTTVVKDCVIERLCRRPGPSEENKLERNLRGVRLMWNKGEPLPVKTAWNPFSQDVPFITFASHPIYWHKEGGVQERSTYDMELFAQKLQRAVEAIGSACIHHSPIVIQSYLGLTSLLHNKTSMGFFKVRGKFSF; encoded by the exons ATGGGGGACTTATTAGAAGAAGATCTTGAGTTCCGTGGAGGTACACTACAGCTTTCCTCTGAAAATTTACCTCCCGAAAATGCTAACAACCAACGGGATAAAACtccaaatattaatactaacaCTCCATCGCATAATGTAAATCCTTCTGTGTTATCTGGAGCAGATTCTCTTACCTCTTCTTCATCATCATTTGctg ATGCCAGAACTGATGGTACCACAAATGTTCAGGCAAGTCCAGAACCAAACCACGGTGTATACCCTCGCTATGATGTTCCATTTGACAAGGATAACATAAAGGATTTCTTTACTTTCCGTAAAGGAGTTGTTGAGAATGCTATTCAAGAATGCATAACTGCTTTGCTTTTCCCGGAGGATGGTGAATACTTGGGTTCCTGGCTATTAACCGA GATTACTCTGTGGGATAATGAAAAAGAGAGGATTGTTCTCTTAACATCGAGACTTGtcatgacaataaaatatgatttcatAGCTATGAAGCAGCTTGACTTCAAAAAAACTTATCTGGATGATCTTGATACAATAGTTATCGGAGAACTAGTGTATCCACCTTCTTCATTAGTGCC ACGGCTTAATGGTATAGCTACGGGCGTAACAACAGTTGTCAAAGACTGTGTTATTGAACGTCTGTGTCGGAGACCCGGTCCTTCAGAAGAAAATAAACT GGAACGCAATTTACGTGGTGTCCGTTTGATGTGGAACAAAGGGGAACCATTGCCAGTGAAAACTGCATGGAATCCATTTAGTCAGGATGTACCCTTCATCACCTTTGCTTCACATCCTATTTACTGGCATAAAG AGGGTGGTGTGCAAGAAAGATCCACATATGACATGGAATTGTTTGCCCAAAAATTACAAAGAGCAGTCGAAGCTATAGGATCCGCCTGCATCCATCACTCCCCTATAGTGATCCAGAGCTATTTGGGACTGACATCGCTGCTCCACAATAAGACCAGCATGGGGTTCTTCAAGGTCAGGGGGAAGTTTAGTTTTTAG
- the LOC116767768 gene encoding uncharacterized protein LOC116767768 isoform X2 translates to MEIRRRNGTSFLTYWIFLLQMLGSGRRVAEGHGRLMDPPARNSMWRFGFPNPVNYNDNELFCGGYAVQWEQNGGKCGVCGDAEHLSEPRPHEAGGMYGKGIITRHYSVGQEIEVEVELTANHLGAFVLKLCPNNNPNQEATQECFDRYPLFISGTREDRFLIPLDTAKKDTFRYRVRLPPYVTCTQCVLQWTYYTGNMWGICPNGTEAVGCGRSETFRNCADVAVITNTGGLPPAFADGLRRDNPFLLYYRDYNMPQNVFPLVVREQVCVPSESYRVIPGMLSWCQTNCLRYPPNCPDALCHCPQVCEAVGELAGREGADVYCMDQCIVYPPRCPKKRCSCY, encoded by the exons ATGGAGATAAGAAGGAGGAACGGCACGTCGTTTTTAACATACTGGATATTTTTACTACAA aTGTTAGGTAGTGGTCGTCGTGTCGCTGAAGGTCACGGTCGCCTCATGGATCCACCAGCGAGGAATTCCATGTGGAGATTCGGTTTCCCCAATCCCGTTAATTACAATGATAACGAGTTATTCTGCGGCGGTTATGCCG TCCAGTGGGAACAGAACGGAGGAAAGTGCGGGGTGTGTGGTGACGCGGAGCACCTCAGCGAACCTCGTCCTCATGAGGCTGGCGGCATGTATGGCAAAGGAATCATAACACGTCATTATAGTGTGGGGCAG GAAATTGAAGTAGAAGTGGAGCTGACAGCAAACCACCTCGGCGCGTTTGTGTTGAAGCTGTGTCCCAACAATAATCCTAATCAGGAAGCCACTCAAGAATGCTTTGATAG GTACCCACTTTTCATTTCCGGTACAAGAGAGGACAGGTTCTTGATTCCTCTTGACACAGCGAAGAAGGACACTTTCAGATACAGAGTTCGATTACCGCCCTACGTCACTTGCACACAGTGTGTCCTGCAATGGACATATTATACTg GCAACATGTGGGGTATCTGTCCGAACGGGACGGAGGCGGTCGGCTGTGGCCGCTCCGAGACCTTCCGTAACTGCGCCGACGTGGCCGTCATCACCAACACGGGTGGTCTGCCCCCGGCCTTCGCTGACGGGCTCCGACGGGACAACCCCTTCCTCCTCTACTACAGGGACTACAACATGCCGCAAAACGTCTTCCCTCTCGTCGTCAG GGAACAGGTGTGTGTTCCGTCGGAATCATACCGCGTGATCCCGGGGATGTTGAGCTGGTGTCAGACCAACTGTCTCCGCTATCCTCCCAACTGCCCCGACGCACTCTGCCACTGCCC ACAAGTGTGCGAGGCGGTAGGCGAGTTGGCTGGCAGGGAGGGTGCGGACGTGTATTGTATGGACCAATGCATCGTGTATCCGCCGCGTTGCCCCAAGAAACGCTGCTCATGCTACTAA
- the LOC116767592 gene encoding tumor protein p63-regulated gene 1-like protein isoform X2, translating to MGDLLEEDLEFRGGTLQLSSENLPPENANNQRDKTPNINTNTPSHNVNPSVLSGADSLTSSSSSFADARTDGTTNVQASPEPNHGVYPRYDVPFDKDNIKDFFTFRKGVVENAIQECITALLFPEDGEYLGSWLLTEITLWDNEKERIVLLTSRLVMTIKYDFIAMKQLDFKKTYLDDLDTIVIGELVYPPSSLVPRLNGIATGVTTVVKDCVIERLCRRPGPSEENKLFDSKERNLRGVRLMWNKGEPLPVKTAWNPFSQDVPFITFASHPIYWHKEGGVQERSTYDMELFAQKLQRAVEAIGSACIHHSPIVIQSYLGLTSLLHNKTSMGFFKVRGKFSF from the exons ATGGGGGACTTATTAGAAGAAGATCTTGAGTTCCGTGGAGGTACACTACAGCTTTCCTCTGAAAATTTACCTCCCGAAAATGCTAACAACCAACGGGATAAAACtccaaatattaatactaacaCTCCATCGCATAATGTAAATCCTTCTGTGTTATCTGGAGCAGATTCTCTTACCTCTTCTTCATCATCATTTGctg ATGCCAGAACTGATGGTACCACAAATGTTCAGGCAAGTCCAGAACCAAACCACGGTGTATACCCTCGCTATGATGTTCCATTTGACAAGGATAACATAAAGGATTTCTTTACTTTCCGTAAAGGAGTTGTTGAGAATGCTATTCAAGAATGCATAACTGCTTTGCTTTTCCCGGAGGATGGTGAATACTTGGGTTCCTGGCTATTAACCGA GATTACTCTGTGGGATAATGAAAAAGAGAGGATTGTTCTCTTAACATCGAGACTTGtcatgacaataaaatatgatttcatAGCTATGAAGCAGCTTGACTTCAAAAAAACTTATCTGGATGATCTTGATACAATAGTTATCGGAGAACTAGTGTATCCACCTTCTTCATTAGTGCC ACGGCTTAATGGTATAGCTACGGGCGTAACAACAGTTGTCAAAGACTGTGTTATTGAACGTCTGTGTCGGAGACCCGGTCCTTCAGAAGAAAATAAACTGTTCGATTCCAA GGAACGCAATTTACGTGGTGTCCGTTTGATGTGGAACAAAGGGGAACCATTGCCAGTGAAAACTGCATGGAATCCATTTAGTCAGGATGTACCCTTCATCACCTTTGCTTCACATCCTATTTACTGGCATAAAG AGGGTGGTGTGCAAGAAAGATCCACATATGACATGGAATTGTTTGCCCAAAAATTACAAAGAGCAGTCGAAGCTATAGGATCCGCCTGCATCCATCACTCCCCTATAGTGATCCAGAGCTATTTGGGACTGACATCGCTGCTCCACAATAAGACCAGCATGGGGTTCTTCAAGGTCAGGGGGAAGTTTAGTTTTTAG
- the LOC116767768 gene encoding uncharacterized protein LOC116767768 isoform X1, which yields MEIRRRNGTSFLTYWIFLLQMLGSGRRVAEGHGRLMDPPARNSMWRFGFPNPVNYNDNELFCGGYAVQWEQNGGKCGVCGDAEHLSEPRPHEAGGMYGKGIITRHYSVGQEIEVEVELTANHLGAFVLKLCPNNNPNQEATQECFDRYPLFISGTREDRFLIPLDTAKKDTFRYRVRLPPYVTCTQCVLQWTYYTGNMWGICPNGTEAVGCGRSETFRNCADVAVITNTGGLPPAFADGLRRDNPFLLYYRDYNMPQNVFPLVVSNDIDSETEEDISPFVIREQVCVPSESYRVIPGMLSWCQTNCLRYPPNCPDALCHCPQVCEAVGELAGREGADVYCMDQCIVYPPRCPKKRCSCY from the exons ATGGAGATAAGAAGGAGGAACGGCACGTCGTTTTTAACATACTGGATATTTTTACTACAA aTGTTAGGTAGTGGTCGTCGTGTCGCTGAAGGTCACGGTCGCCTCATGGATCCACCAGCGAGGAATTCCATGTGGAGATTCGGTTTCCCCAATCCCGTTAATTACAATGATAACGAGTTATTCTGCGGCGGTTATGCCG TCCAGTGGGAACAGAACGGAGGAAAGTGCGGGGTGTGTGGTGACGCGGAGCACCTCAGCGAACCTCGTCCTCATGAGGCTGGCGGCATGTATGGCAAAGGAATCATAACACGTCATTATAGTGTGGGGCAG GAAATTGAAGTAGAAGTGGAGCTGACAGCAAACCACCTCGGCGCGTTTGTGTTGAAGCTGTGTCCCAACAATAATCCTAATCAGGAAGCCACTCAAGAATGCTTTGATAG GTACCCACTTTTCATTTCCGGTACAAGAGAGGACAGGTTCTTGATTCCTCTTGACACAGCGAAGAAGGACACTTTCAGATACAGAGTTCGATTACCGCCCTACGTCACTTGCACACAGTGTGTCCTGCAATGGACATATTATACTg GCAACATGTGGGGTATCTGTCCGAACGGGACGGAGGCGGTCGGCTGTGGCCGCTCCGAGACCTTCCGTAACTGCGCCGACGTGGCCGTCATCACCAACACGGGTGGTCTGCCCCCGGCCTTCGCTGACGGGCTCCGACGGGACAACCCCTTCCTCCTCTACTACAGGGACTACAACATGCCGCAAAACGTCTTCCCTCTCGTCGTCAG CAACGATATTGATAGTGAAACAGAGGAGGATATAAGTCCCTTCGTCATTAg GGAACAGGTGTGTGTTCCGTCGGAATCATACCGCGTGATCCCGGGGATGTTGAGCTGGTGTCAGACCAACTGTCTCCGCTATCCTCCCAACTGCCCCGACGCACTCTGCCACTGCCC ACAAGTGTGCGAGGCGGTAGGCGAGTTGGCTGGCAGGGAGGGTGCGGACGTGTATTGTATGGACCAATGCATCGTGTATCCGCCGCGTTGCCCCAAGAAACGCTGCTCATGCTACTAA
- the LOC116767592 gene encoding tumor protein p63-regulated gene 1-like protein isoform X5: MGDLLEEDLEFRGDARTDGTTNVQASPEPNHGVYPRYDVPFDKDNIKDFFTFRKGVVENAIQECITALLFPEDGEYLGSWLLTEITLWDNEKERIVLLTSRLVMTIKYDFIAMKQLDFKKTYLDDLDTIVIGELVYPPSSLVPRLNGIATGVTTVVKDCVIERLCRRPGPSEENKLFDSKYFEPRERNLRGVRLMWNKGEPLPVKTAWNPFSQDVPFITFASHPIYWHKEGGVQERSTYDMELFAQKLQRAVEAIGSACIHHSPIVIQSYLGLTSLLHNKTSMGFFKVRGKFSF, encoded by the exons ATGGGGGACTTATTAGAAGAAGATCTTGAGTTCCGTGGAG ATGCCAGAACTGATGGTACCACAAATGTTCAGGCAAGTCCAGAACCAAACCACGGTGTATACCCTCGCTATGATGTTCCATTTGACAAGGATAACATAAAGGATTTCTTTACTTTCCGTAAAGGAGTTGTTGAGAATGCTATTCAAGAATGCATAACTGCTTTGCTTTTCCCGGAGGATGGTGAATACTTGGGTTCCTGGCTATTAACCGA GATTACTCTGTGGGATAATGAAAAAGAGAGGATTGTTCTCTTAACATCGAGACTTGtcatgacaataaaatatgatttcatAGCTATGAAGCAGCTTGACTTCAAAAAAACTTATCTGGATGATCTTGATACAATAGTTATCGGAGAACTAGTGTATCCACCTTCTTCATTAGTGCC ACGGCTTAATGGTATAGCTACGGGCGTAACAACAGTTGTCAAAGACTGTGTTATTGAACGTCTGTGTCGGAGACCCGGTCCTTCAGAAGAAAATAAACTGTTCGATTCCAAGTATTTTGAACCTAG GGAACGCAATTTACGTGGTGTCCGTTTGATGTGGAACAAAGGGGAACCATTGCCAGTGAAAACTGCATGGAATCCATTTAGTCAGGATGTACCCTTCATCACCTTTGCTTCACATCCTATTTACTGGCATAAAG AGGGTGGTGTGCAAGAAAGATCCACATATGACATGGAATTGTTTGCCCAAAAATTACAAAGAGCAGTCGAAGCTATAGGATCCGCCTGCATCCATCACTCCCCTATAGTGATCCAGAGCTATTTGGGACTGACATCGCTGCTCCACAATAAGACCAGCATGGGGTTCTTCAAGGTCAGGGGGAAGTTTAGTTTTTAG
- the LOC116767773 gene encoding uncharacterized protein LOC116767773 isoform X1, whose translation MAISIVVDRHIYKNELISSQQAEEFLDEVTSLKLLCEGDERSLQVIDKLQTFMKIIINEQSPGDTSVTKNNNNTRNLTPVQTNDSNSKETPLAELQRKCTDYINPTSVNVQILEKTRSIPILLEPDTCEEIHISSDACNLDSITRQNLKSIENFENNLQDACHNDVRVNEHTESNTPNVTQYQNYPSAKENVVSIKQSQIDSELSDNNKSSSINMKDINSKNKMTKRSKPKNKSRTDLSWIENIRFVREICADEHTHTDIQDNFWTDLSLPDTCDFDDK comes from the exons ATGGCAATAAGTATTGTAGTCGatagacatatttataaaaacgagCTAATTTCATCACAACAAGCCGAGGAGTTTCTTGATGAAGTGACATCACTTAAACTTCTATGTGAAGGAGACGAGAGATCGCTTCAG GTTATCGACAAGCTCCAGACATTCATGAAGATCATAATAAACGAACAGTCGCCTGGTGATACaagtgtaacaaaaaataacaacaatacgAGAAATTTAACGCCAGTTCAGACCAATGACAGCAACTCCAAGGAAACTCCACTCGCTGAACTGCAAAGAAAATGTACTGATTATATAAACCCTACCTCTGTTAATGTTCAAATTTTGGAGAAAACACGAAGCATCCCCATACTGTTGGAACCAGACACATGTGAAGAGATTCACATTTCATCAGACGCGTGCAATCTCGATTCCATTACCAGACAGAATTTAAAGAGCATAGAAAAtttcgaaaataatttacaagacGCTTGTCATAATGACGTTCGAGTGAACGAACACACGGAATCGAATACGCCAAACGTAACACAATACCAAAATTATCCTTCAGCCAAAGAAAACGTCGTTTCTATAAAACAGAGTCAAATAGATTCAGAATTATCAGACAATAACAAGAGCAGTAGCATCAATATGAAAGATATCaattcaaaaaacaaaatgacaaAGAGATCAAAACCAAAAAACAAATCTAGGACCGATCTCTCGTGGATAGAAAATATTAGGTTTGTTAGGGAGATATGTGCCGACGAACATACACATACAGACATACAAGATAACTTTTGGACAGACTTGTCCCTGCCAGACACATGCGACTTCgacgataaataa
- the LOC116767773 gene encoding uncharacterized protein LOC116767773 isoform X2 — MSMANKRKLKGSRKQVIDKLQTFMKIIINEQSPGDTSVTKNNNNTRNLTPVQTNDSNSKETPLAELQRKCTDYINPTSVNVQILEKTRSIPILLEPDTCEEIHISSDACNLDSITRQNLKSIENFENNLQDACHNDVRVNEHTESNTPNVTQYQNYPSAKENVVSIKQSQIDSELSDNNKSSSINMKDINSKNKMTKRSKPKNKSRTDLSWIENIRFVREICADEHTHTDIQDNFWTDLSLPDTCDFDDK, encoded by the exons ATGTCCATGGCAAATAAAAGAAAGCTTAAAGGAAGTAGAAAGCAG GTTATCGACAAGCTCCAGACATTCATGAAGATCATAATAAACGAACAGTCGCCTGGTGATACaagtgtaacaaaaaataacaacaatacgAGAAATTTAACGCCAGTTCAGACCAATGACAGCAACTCCAAGGAAACTCCACTCGCTGAACTGCAAAGAAAATGTACTGATTATATAAACCCTACCTCTGTTAATGTTCAAATTTTGGAGAAAACACGAAGCATCCCCATACTGTTGGAACCAGACACATGTGAAGAGATTCACATTTCATCAGACGCGTGCAATCTCGATTCCATTACCAGACAGAATTTAAAGAGCATAGAAAAtttcgaaaataatttacaagacGCTTGTCATAATGACGTTCGAGTGAACGAACACACGGAATCGAATACGCCAAACGTAACACAATACCAAAATTATCCTTCAGCCAAAGAAAACGTCGTTTCTATAAAACAGAGTCAAATAGATTCAGAATTATCAGACAATAACAAGAGCAGTAGCATCAATATGAAAGATATCaattcaaaaaacaaaatgacaaAGAGATCAAAACCAAAAAACAAATCTAGGACCGATCTCTCGTGGATAGAAAATATTAGGTTTGTTAGGGAGATATGTGCCGACGAACATACACATACAGACATACAAGATAACTTTTGGACAGACTTGTCCCTGCCAGACACATGCGACTTCgacgataaataa
- the LOC116767757 gene encoding cytochrome P450 6B5-like gives MYFLTLFVLIIIFYYSYTRKHFKYWKNRNVAHETPKWFLIAFMKNLYYKKTMTEVTIELCEKFPNEKLIGFYRGVHPLIIVKDRLLMKHICVIDYDHFTLRMITNHEQYKLYTNLFHADGDTFKLLKKALSPAFTTSKLKNMFPLIVKCAEKLQTLGDKIVERGGIVKSDELMSRFTIDFICSCGMGLDFGLFDEKSDHFFEFATSLFHLPTWKAIGIILQHYFTFLSYFTKLQVHSKKKVQIFVDLVKKVCETRNYKPSGRHDFIDLLLEVALNGKLKGESNEKKNPDGSPAPIEFDLSDPYNFAAQVYVFFTGGFETSATTTSFALHQLAMHPDIQRRVQNEIDEVLSKFDNKLCYDAVRRMTLLEMVFLEAMRMFPPGGVLVRVCTKKYTFPGTSTTIEPGVHILIPVAVMHMDETIFENPEKFHPERFSSGYKESTGDMYIPFGVGRRMCIGSSLGHMQSTAGLAAVLQRFNVELAPTATEHVKPDRNIFYIHKAAGGLPIKLVPRILKS, from the exons atgtattttctcaCTTTGTTTGtgctaataataatcttttattatagttatacgagaaaacattttaaatattggaaaAACAGAAATGTGGCTCATGAGACACCAAAATGGTTTTTGATcgcttttatgaaaaatttatattataaaaaaacaatgacgGAAGTAACGATAGAATTGTGTGAAAAATTTCCAAATGAAAAACTGATTGGATTCTACAGGGGTGTTCATCCGCTTATAATAGTTAAGGATCGTTTACTTATGAAGCATATCTGTGTCATAGATTATGACCATTTCACGCTCAGAATGATCACGAATCACGAacagtataaattatatacaaacttaTTCCACGCAGATGGCGACacgtttaaacttttaaaaaaggCTCTATCCCCTGCGTTTACCACgagtaaacttaaaaatatgtttccgCTGATAGTGAAGTGTGCGGAGAAACTTCAGACACTTGGTGACAAGATTGTAGAACGGGGGGGAATCGTCAAAAGCGACGAGCTCATGTCACGGTTTACgatagattttatttgttcGTGTGGAATGGGTCTCGATTTTGGACTTTTCGATGAAAAAAGTGAccatttttttgaatttgcaacgagtttatttcatttaccaACATGGAAGGCTATCGGAATAATTTTACAGcactattttacatttttaagctACTTCACGAAATTGCAAGTTCATTCGAAGAAGAAGgttcaaatatttgttgatttaGTGAAGAAAGTTTGTGAGACAAGAAATTACAAGCCCAGTGGACGTCACGACTTCATCGATCTTCTATTGGAAGTAGCTTTAAATGGAAAACTGAAGGGAGAGTccaatgagaaaaaaaatccgGATGGATCCCCAGCTCCAATAGAGTTTGATCTTTCAGATCCTTATAATTTTGCAGCCCAGGTTTATGTATTCTTTACTGGTGGCTTTGAAACCTCTGCAACAACTACAAGTTTTGCTTTGCACCAACTAGCAATGCATCCAGACATTCAAAGGAGGGTGCAAAATGAAATAGACGAAGTCCTTTCAAAATTTGATAACAAACTTTGTTATGACGCCGTACGTCGAATGACTTTATTGGAGATGGTCTTTTTGGAAGCTATGAGAATGTTTCCGCCCGGAGGTGTACTAGTGAGAGtctgtacaaaaaaatatacttttcctGGAACTTCGACAACTATAGAACCTGGTGTACACATTCTAATACCAGTTGCTGTAATGCATATGgatgaaacaatttttgaaaATCCTGAAAAGTTCCACCCAGAAAGATTTTCATCAGGCTATAAAGAGTCGACAGGAGATATGTATATACCTTTCGGTGTTGGAAGACGAATGTGTATAG gtagCAGTTTGGGACATATGCAGTCTACAGCTGGGTTAGCGGCGGTACTACAGCGTTTTAACGTCGAGTTGGCACCTACAGCAACAGAACATGTTAAACCAGACCGCAACATATTTTACATCCATAAAGCGGCAGGCGGTCTCCCTATTAAACTTGTaccaagaattttaaaatcataa
- the LOC116767592 gene encoding tumor protein p63-regulated gene 1-like protein isoform X4 gives MGDLLEEDLEFRGGTLQLSSENLPPENANNQRDKTPNINTNTPSHNVNPSVLSGADSLTSSSSSFADARTDGTTNVQASPEPNHGVYPRYDVPFDKDNIKDFFTFRKGVVENAIQECITALLFPEDGEYLGSWLLTEITLWDNEKERIVLLTSRLVMTIKYDFIAMKQLDFKKTYLDDLDTIVIGELVYPPSSLVPERNLRGVRLMWNKGEPLPVKTAWNPFSQDVPFITFASHPIYWHKEGGVQERSTYDMELFAQKLQRAVEAIGSACIHHSPIVIQSYLGLTSLLHNKTSMGFFKVRGKFSF, from the exons ATGGGGGACTTATTAGAAGAAGATCTTGAGTTCCGTGGAGGTACACTACAGCTTTCCTCTGAAAATTTACCTCCCGAAAATGCTAACAACCAACGGGATAAAACtccaaatattaatactaacaCTCCATCGCATAATGTAAATCCTTCTGTGTTATCTGGAGCAGATTCTCTTACCTCTTCTTCATCATCATTTGctg ATGCCAGAACTGATGGTACCACAAATGTTCAGGCAAGTCCAGAACCAAACCACGGTGTATACCCTCGCTATGATGTTCCATTTGACAAGGATAACATAAAGGATTTCTTTACTTTCCGTAAAGGAGTTGTTGAGAATGCTATTCAAGAATGCATAACTGCTTTGCTTTTCCCGGAGGATGGTGAATACTTGGGTTCCTGGCTATTAACCGA GATTACTCTGTGGGATAATGAAAAAGAGAGGATTGTTCTCTTAACATCGAGACTTGtcatgacaataaaatatgatttcatAGCTATGAAGCAGCTTGACTTCAAAAAAACTTATCTGGATGATCTTGATACAATAGTTATCGGAGAACTAGTGTATCCACCTTCTTCATTAGTGCC GGAACGCAATTTACGTGGTGTCCGTTTGATGTGGAACAAAGGGGAACCATTGCCAGTGAAAACTGCATGGAATCCATTTAGTCAGGATGTACCCTTCATCACCTTTGCTTCACATCCTATTTACTGGCATAAAG AGGGTGGTGTGCAAGAAAGATCCACATATGACATGGAATTGTTTGCCCAAAAATTACAAAGAGCAGTCGAAGCTATAGGATCCGCCTGCATCCATCACTCCCCTATAGTGATCCAGAGCTATTTGGGACTGACATCGCTGCTCCACAATAAGACCAGCATGGGGTTCTTCAAGGTCAGGGGGAAGTTTAGTTTTTAG
- the LOC116767592 gene encoding tumor protein p63-regulated gene 1-like protein isoform X1, translated as MGDLLEEDLEFRGGTLQLSSENLPPENANNQRDKTPNINTNTPSHNVNPSVLSGADSLTSSSSSFADARTDGTTNVQASPEPNHGVYPRYDVPFDKDNIKDFFTFRKGVVENAIQECITALLFPEDGEYLGSWLLTEITLWDNEKERIVLLTSRLVMTIKYDFIAMKQLDFKKTYLDDLDTIVIGELVYPPSSLVPRLNGIATGVTTVVKDCVIERLCRRPGPSEENKLFDSKYFEPRERNLRGVRLMWNKGEPLPVKTAWNPFSQDVPFITFASHPIYWHKEGGVQERSTYDMELFAQKLQRAVEAIGSACIHHSPIVIQSYLGLTSLLHNKTSMGFFKVRGKFSF; from the exons ATGGGGGACTTATTAGAAGAAGATCTTGAGTTCCGTGGAGGTACACTACAGCTTTCCTCTGAAAATTTACCTCCCGAAAATGCTAACAACCAACGGGATAAAACtccaaatattaatactaacaCTCCATCGCATAATGTAAATCCTTCTGTGTTATCTGGAGCAGATTCTCTTACCTCTTCTTCATCATCATTTGctg ATGCCAGAACTGATGGTACCACAAATGTTCAGGCAAGTCCAGAACCAAACCACGGTGTATACCCTCGCTATGATGTTCCATTTGACAAGGATAACATAAAGGATTTCTTTACTTTCCGTAAAGGAGTTGTTGAGAATGCTATTCAAGAATGCATAACTGCTTTGCTTTTCCCGGAGGATGGTGAATACTTGGGTTCCTGGCTATTAACCGA GATTACTCTGTGGGATAATGAAAAAGAGAGGATTGTTCTCTTAACATCGAGACTTGtcatgacaataaaatatgatttcatAGCTATGAAGCAGCTTGACTTCAAAAAAACTTATCTGGATGATCTTGATACAATAGTTATCGGAGAACTAGTGTATCCACCTTCTTCATTAGTGCC ACGGCTTAATGGTATAGCTACGGGCGTAACAACAGTTGTCAAAGACTGTGTTATTGAACGTCTGTGTCGGAGACCCGGTCCTTCAGAAGAAAATAAACTGTTCGATTCCAAGTATTTTGAACCTAG GGAACGCAATTTACGTGGTGTCCGTTTGATGTGGAACAAAGGGGAACCATTGCCAGTGAAAACTGCATGGAATCCATTTAGTCAGGATGTACCCTTCATCACCTTTGCTTCACATCCTATTTACTGGCATAAAG AGGGTGGTGTGCAAGAAAGATCCACATATGACATGGAATTGTTTGCCCAAAAATTACAAAGAGCAGTCGAAGCTATAGGATCCGCCTGCATCCATCACTCCCCTATAGTGATCCAGAGCTATTTGGGACTGACATCGCTGCTCCACAATAAGACCAGCATGGGGTTCTTCAAGGTCAGGGGGAAGTTTAGTTTTTAG